Proteins encoded by one window of Dendropsophus ebraccatus isolate aDenEbr1 chromosome 4, aDenEbr1.pat, whole genome shotgun sequence:
- the LOC138787936 gene encoding chymotrypsin B-like, protein MVFLSLVSCLALASATYGCGVPSISPVVTGYARIVNGEEAVPGSWPWQVSLQDRTGWHYCGGSLINSNWVVTAAHCSVGLTDRVVLGEHDRSSNAEAIQSLAVEQVFTHPEWNSNTINNDISLVKLATPAVLGSAVSPVCLANPGEVYDDGRICVTSGWGKTRWIALNTPSKLQQTALPVLSNEQCKTYWGSNISDVMVCAGAAGSSSCMGDSGGPLVCDRDGAWTLIGIVSWGSSTCSTSTPAVYARVTELRGWVDQIVAAN, encoded by the exons ATGGTTTTCCTATCACTTGTCTCCTGCTTGGCTCTGGCCAGTGCCACCTATG GCTGTGGCGTCCCCAGTATCTCCCCTGTTGTCACTGGCTATGCTAGGATAGTCAATGGTGAGGAGGCAGTCCCAGGATCTTGGCCCTGGCAAGTGTCTCTGCAG gACAGAACTGGATGGCATTATTGTGGTGGTTCCCTGATCAATAGTAACTGGGTGGTAACAGCAGCTCACTGCAGCGTTGG TCTGACTGACCGCGTGGTTCTCGGAGAACACGACAGAAGTTCAAACGCTGAAGCCATCCAGTCTCTGGCGGTGGAACAA GTTTTTACTCACCCAGAGTGGAATTCCAACACCATTAATAATGACATTTCCCTGGTAAAACTGGCCACTCCTGCTGTTCTTGGCTCCGCTGTATCCCCAGTGTGCTTAGCTAACCCCGGTGAAGTATATGACGATGGCCGCATCTGTGTTACAAGTGGATGGGGAAAGACAAGATGGATTG CATTGAACACCCCCAGCAAACTGCAGCAGACCGCCCTGCCCGTGTTGTCCAATGAGCAATGTAAGacctactgggggagtaacatcAGTGACGTCATGGTCTGTGCTGGAGCTGCCGGCTCATCTTCTTGTATG ggggattctgggggaccCCTGGTGTGTGACAGGGATGGTGCCTGGACGCTGATCGGTATTGTGTCCTGGGGAAGCAGCACATGCTCAACCTCTACCCCCGCTGTCTATGCCCGCGTCACTGAGCTCCGGGGCTGGGTGGACCAGATCGTTGCTGCCAATTAA
- the LOC138787939 gene encoding chymotrypsinogen A-like has protein sequence MAFLWLISCFALLGGTFGCGVPSIKPVISGYARIVNGENAVSGSWPWQVSLQDSTGFHFCGGSLINALWVVTAAHCGVTTNHRVILGEFDRSSNAEPIQTKTISRVFRHPNYSSWTIVNDITLIKLTSAATYNERVGPVCLAASADIFNGGERCVTTGWGYVNAASQTTPSKLQQVALPLLTTADCQKHWGSQIQSTMICAGASGASSCMGDSGGPLVCQRNGAWTLVGIVSWGSSSCSTSTPAVYARVTALRAWLDQTVAAN, from the exons ATGGCATTCCTTTGGCTCATCTCATGCTTTGCCCTGCTTGGGGGTACTTTTG GCTGTGGTGTGCCAAGTATCAAGCCAGTCATTTCTGGTTATGCCAGAATTGTGAATGGTGAGAATGCTGTTTCTGGTTCCTGGCCATGGCAGGTGTCTCTGCAG GACAGCACTGGATTCCACTTCTGCGGTGGTTCCCTGATCAACGCTCTCTGGGTTGTTACCGCCGCTCACTGTGGTGTCAC AACCAACCACCGTGTAATTCTGGGTGAATTTGACCGCTCTTCCAATGCTGAGCCTATTCAGACCAAGACCATCTCTAGG GTCTTCAGACACCCCAACTACAGTTCCTGGACCATTGTGAATGACATCACTCTTATAAAGCTGACCAGCGCTGCCACTTATAATGAACGCGTGGGCCCCGTGTGTCTTGCCGCTAGTGCTGATATATTTAACGGAGGAGAGAGATGTGTCACCACTGGATGGGGCTACGTTAATGCTGCTT CACAAACCACCCCAAGCAAACTGCAACAGGTGGCTCTGCCTCTTCTGACCACCGCTGACTGCCAGAAACACTGGGGAAGCCAAATCCAGAGCACCATGATCTGCGCTGGAGCATCTGGAGCCTCCTCCTGCATG GGTGACTCCGGTGGACCTCTTGTGTGCCAGAGAAACGGAGCCTGGACCTTGGTCGGTATTGTATCCTGGGgaagctcttcctgctctacatCTACTCCCGCTGTATACGCTCGTGTGACAGCTCTTAGAGCCTGGTTGGACCAGACTGTTGCCGCCAACTAA
- the LOC138787935 gene encoding chymotrypsinogen A-like: MAVLWLLSCFALLGGALGCGVPTIKPVISGYARIVNGENAVSGSWPWQVSLQDSTGFHFCGGSLINSLWVVTAAHCGVTTNHRVILGEFDRSSNAEPIQTKTIARVFRHPNYSSWTIVNDITLIKLTSAATYNERVGPVCIAASADIFNGGERCVTTGWGYVNAASQTTPSKLQQVALPLLTTADCQKHWGSQIQSTMICAGASGASSCMGDSGGPLVCQRNGAWTLVGIVSWGSSSCSTSTPAVYARVTALRAWLDQTVAAN; the protein is encoded by the exons ATGGCAGTCCTTTGGCTTCTTTCATGCTTTGCTCTTCTGGGTGGCGCCCTTG GTTGTGGTGTACCAACCATCAAGCCTGTCATTTCTGGCTATGCCAGGATTGTAAATGGTGAGAATGCAGTGTCTGGATCCTGGCCATGGCAGGTGTCTCTTCAG GACAGCACTGGATTCCACTTCTGCGGTGGATCCCTGATCAACTCTCTCTGGGTTGTCACTGCTGCTCACTGCGGTGTCAC AACCAACCACCGTGTAATTCTGGGTGAATTCGACCGTTCTTCCAATGCTGAGCCTATTCAGACCAAGACCATCGCCAGG GTCTTCAGACATCCCAACTACAGCTCCTGGACCATTGTAAACGACATCACTCTTATAAAGCTGACCAGCGCTGCCACCTACAATGAACGTGTGGGCCCCGTCTGCATTGCCGCTAGTGCTGATATATTCAATGGTGGAGAGAGATGTGTCACTACTGGATGGGGCTACGTTAATGCTGCAT CACAAACCACCCCAAGCAAACTGCAACAGGTGGCTCTGCCTCTTTTGACCACCGCTGACTGCCAGAAACACTGGGGAAGCCAAATCCAGAGCACCATGATCTGTGCTGGAGCATCTGGAGCCTCCTCCTGCATG GGTGACTCCGGTGGACCTCTTGTGTGCCAGAGAAACGGAGCTTGGACCTTGGTCGGTATTGTATCCTGGGgaagctcttcctgctctacatCCACTCCCGCTGTATACGCTCGTGTGACAGCTCTTAGAGCCTGGTTGGACCAGACTGTTGCCGCCAACTAA